The genomic stretch CCCTCGATCCTCCTCGAGTGCTAAGGCAGGTTGGAGGAATCCCAGGGGTCCTGTCCTTCGATCACCGCTGGGTACTCGAGCCAACGGCCGCTGGCACCAGGGTCACTCAGCACGAAGTCGATCGCGGAATCGGCCTGTGGTTCTGGAACTCGAGCTGGATCGAGCCCGCCTATGACGCCACCAACGCCGCTCTGAAGCGCCGCGTTCTGGCCACGACCCAGTAGCTCCGTCTTGCTGGCCTGGAACGGCCGTGCTAGCAGGGCTTGGCTTCGCTCTCCGAAGCCTCCGGAGCGAGGGAGAACAGGCGCTCGAGGTCGTGGCGCGAGATGACCTTGAAGCCGGTCAGGGTTTCGGAGTGGGTGATGCCCTCGAGGGAGCGGATCTTCGAGGTCACCAGCTCCGCCAGACGGGTGTTGTCGGGCACCCGCAGAATGGCGATCAGGTCCCAGCGCCCGGCGACCGAGTGCACCTCGCCGACGCCCTCGAGATCGGCGAGTCGATTGGCGACGTCGTTGACCTTGTCGCGTTCGACGTTGAGCAGCACGAAGGCGGTCATCATGAGGCAGTCCCTCCACTCAGCAGGTCGAGAATCCGGAGCATGTTGAGCGCTCCTCCGCGGGTCAGGTTGTCCATCACCGCCCACAGGCCGAAGTGCCGTTCACCGCTCTGCGCGAGGCCCCCGATCAGCACCGACTCGTGATTGGCGGCGTCGATCGGGCCAATCCGATCGCCGTCCTCGGCGAGCTCGTTCCATGGGTGGGCGGCGAGGGCTTCGCTCACCTCCTGTAGCGACCAGGGGCCGTCGAGCTCAACCGTCAAGTGCACCGAGATACCGTGGAAAACCGGAGCCTGGAGGCGCTGCAGGCGGAGCGCCAGGTCGTCTCGGGAGAGGGCGGCGCGCAGCTCGTCGGCAATGCCCTCGCCGGGGGAGGTCGCGGGGTAGAGATTGAAGGCCAGTTGGCGTTCGAAGGTCTCCGTCGTCGGCACCTGGGTGAGGGCGACCAGGGCCCGGGCCTGGTCGAAGAGATCGTCGAGGCCCTGTTTGCCGTAGATCGACGCCGGCTCGATCAGGGTGGCGACGATGCTCTGCGGTGCGAAGCTCGCCAGCGGCCCGAGCAGGTGGCCGAGGAGCACCGCGCTGGGATGCGGGCTGAGCAGTCGCCGACCGCGCTCGGCGCGGCTCTCGTTGACCCCGGCGATCACCGGGATGGCCTCGTCCACGGGCGTGCCCGGCGAGGCCACGATGGCGGTGGCCGCCGGTGGTAGGTCCGCCAGCAAGCGAAGGTCGGAACCGCAAAAGATGGCGAGATCGAGGTTGGCGAGGTCGTCCCCTTCCGCCTTGCCGACCATCGCCGCGGCGCCGCCGACGGTGGTGAGGGCGCCGACCTGATCCTCGTCGGCGCTCAGCAGGCGAAGATCGAGGGCGAGATCGGGGCGCTGCTCGAGGCGTTCGCGCAGCTCTTCGCCGAGCAGAGTCATGGGATCGATGAGAGCCACGGAGCTCATGGGGTGCTCTCCGGTGTGTCTTCCGTTTGCTGGTGTTCGGGGCGGCGCGCATTGAGGCGGCCCCGCAGGGAGGTGATGGGCCCGGAGAGGGTATAGGAAATGGCGGCGGCGAGGAAGAAGGCCGAGGGGCGAACCGCGGCGACCAGGATGACGGCGGCGATCGGCAGGATCGTGCGGTAGCTTCGCCGGCGCCGCAGCTCGACCTGCTTGAAGCTCGGGTAGCGGAAGGTCGAGACCATCAAGCTGGCCACCACCACCAGGGTGACGGTGAAGATCGGCACCAAGATCTGGCGCCACTCGGAGTCCGGGGCGAGGAACAGAATCGAGCACACGGTGCCGGCGGCGGCGGGGGCCGGCAGGCCGACGAAGTAGCGGCTGTCGAGACTCTTGGTCTGGACGTTGAAACGTGCCAGGCGAGTGGCGGTGCAGACCACGAAGAAGAGGGGCACCAGCCAGCCGATGCGTCCGAGGTCCGCGAGGCCCCAGA from Acidobacteriota bacterium encodes the following:
- a CDS encoding Lrp/AsnC ligand binding domain-containing protein, yielding MMTAFVLLNVERDKVNDVANRLADLEGVGEVHSVAGRWDLIAILRVPDNTRLAELVTSKIRSLEGITHSETLTGFKVISRHDLERLFSLAPEASESEAKPC
- a CDS encoding Asd/ArgC dimerization domain-containing protein, translated to MSSVALIDPMTLLGEELRERLEQRPDLALDLRLLSADEDQVGALTTVGGAAAMVGKAEGDDLANLDLAIFCGSDLRLLADLPPAATAIVASPGTPVDEAIPVIAGVNESRAERGRRLLSPHPSAVLLGHLLGPLASFAPQSIVATLIEPASIYGKQGLDDLFDQARALVALTQVPTTETFERQLAFNLYPATSPGEGIADELRAALSRDDLALRLQRLQAPVFHGISVHLTVELDGPWSLQEVSEALAAHPWNELAEDGDRIGPIDAANHESVLIGGLAQSGERHFGLWAVMDNLTRGGALNMLRILDLLSGGTAS
- the pssA gene encoding CDP-diacylglycerol--serine O-phosphatidyltransferase, giving the protein MKPHRKQRIGVYLLPSALTIGNMLLGFYAIISGLRGAFGDDPGEFQKAALLLFAAGIVDTLDGRIARLTGTDSEFGKEYDSLADLLTFGVAPALLVYLWGLADLGRIGWLVPLFFVVCTATRLARFNVQTKSLDSRYFVGLPAPAAAGTVCSILFLAPDSEWRQILVPIFTVTLVVVASLMVSTFRYPSFKQVELRRRRSYRTILPIAAVILVAAVRPSAFFLAAAISYTLSGPITSLRGRLNARRPEHQQTEDTPESTP